The genome window ACCCCTCCTCCATGCACCGCTTCGGCGGCCAGATCGGCGCCAAGATGGTGGAGGCCAGGAAGCGCGTCGCCGACCTGCTGGGCTGCGAGCCGGACGAAATCATTTTCACGGCCTGCGGCACCGAATCCGACAACACGGCCATCCGCTCGGCCCTGAGCGCCCGGCCCGACAAAAAGCACATTGTGACCTCCCGCGTGGAGCACCCGGCCATCCTGAGCCTGTGCAAGCACCTGGAAAAACGCGAGGGCTACGCCGTCACCTACCTTTCCGTGGATGAATCCGGCAATGTCGACCTGGAGGAATTCAGAAAATCCCTGCGCGACGACACGGCCATTGTCTCGGTCATGTGGGCCAACAACGAAACCGGCGTCATCTTCCCGGTGGAGGAAATGGCAACCATCTGCCGGGAGCGCGACATCATATTCCACACGGACGCGGTCCAGGCCGTGGGCAAGGTCGCCATCGACCTCAGGAAGACGCCCATAGACATGCTTTCGCTCTCCGGACACAAGCTGCACGCCCCCAAGGGCATCGGCGCGCTGTTCGTGCGCAAGCGGCTGCCCTACCGCCCGTTCCTCATCGGCGGGCACCAGGAGCGCGGCCGCCGCGCGGGCACGGAAAACACCGCCGGCGTCATTGGCCTGGGCAAGGCCTGCGAACTGGCCGGCCAGCACATCGAGGACGAGAACACCCGAGTCAAGGCCCTGCGCGACAGGCTGGAAAACGGCCTGCTGGACATCATCCCCCACGCACGCCTCAACGGCGACAGGCAGAACCGCCTGCCCAACACGACCAACATCTCCTTCGGCTACATAGAGGGCGAAGCCATCCTGCTCATGCTCGACCAGCTCGGCATCTGCGCCAGCTCCGGTTCGGCCTGCACCTCGGGCAGCCTGGAGCCCTCCCACGTGCTGCGCGCCATGGGTGTGCCCTACAACTTCGCCCACGGCTCGATCCGTTTCAGCCTGAGCCGCTACAACACCGAAGAGGAAGTGGATTTCATCATCGAAAACCTGCCCAAGGTCATCGAGACCCTGCGCAAGCTTTCGCCCTTTTCCGCCGAAGGCGACGACGGTTCGTCCTGCACCACCCCGAGAAGCACGGAGTAGCCATGAACATAGCCGACAGCATGCTCGACCTCATCGGCAGGACGCCGCTGGTCAAGCTCAACAAACTCAGCCAAAACCTGAACGCCACGGTGGTGGCCAAGCTCGAGAACTTCAACCCCTGCGGCTCGGTCAAGGACCGTGTGGGCTGCAACATGATCGAAGCGGCCCTGGCAAAAGGGATCATCGACGAGTCCACCACCATCATCGAGCCCACCAGCGGCAATACGGGCATCGGCCTGGCCTTTACCTGCGCGGTGAAAGGCATGCGCCTCATGCTGACCATGCCCGAGTCCATGAGCATTGAGCGGCGCAAGCTGCTTAGGGGATTCGGGGCGGAGCTGGTGCTCACCCCCACGGCCCAGGGCATGCGCGGGGCC of Salidesulfovibrio onnuriiensis contains these proteins:
- the nifS gene encoding cysteine desulfurase NifS; the encoded protein is MQTIYMDNNATTKVDPEVLGEMMPYFTDLYGNPSSMHRFGGQIGAKMVEARKRVADLLGCEPDEIIFTACGTESDNTAIRSALSARPDKKHIVTSRVEHPAILSLCKHLEKREGYAVTYLSVDESGNVDLEEFRKSLRDDTAIVSVMWANNETGVIFPVEEMATICRERDIIFHTDAVQAVGKVAIDLRKTPIDMLSLSGHKLHAPKGIGALFVRKRLPYRPFLIGGHQERGRRAGTENTAGVIGLGKACELAGQHIEDENTRVKALRDRLENGLLDIIPHARLNGDRQNRLPNTTNISFGYIEGEAILLMLDQLGICASSGSACTSGSLEPSHVLRAMGVPYNFAHGSIRFSLSRYNTEEEVDFIIENLPKVIETLRKLSPFSAEGDDGSSCTTPRSTE